The following proteins are co-located in the Polystyrenella longa genome:
- a CDS encoding glycosyltransferase family 87 protein: protein MSSSTSKAQTTPSRWQRWCVNQEVHWKRGLLIVGLIACLVPFFQIWVEQRGDFKLHYEFARRLWHGELIYYGGHDTPYPPFWAVVHLPCLLVTSHQAQLILYPLFFIAFALLVYSLGEVVKQQEATRGLPHRSLFWVVTIATVLTSRFLIRDMTECGVNLLLVAGAWWALVRWQQGHDKSAGIILGLLTALKCTPALFIAWFVWKRQWELVGAASVTIFVCMLTPLLWMEPALYVETMHYWVLTLFTGMGTADPSQGVLGVEPLQNISLKPAIGRFFMHLPEGHVARMEHPLYFDFLNLGPVWAGRIAWLTMGGLLALILTRIPRQVTNRTAESLPWEFALGSVLILLYSPITWGQHCVGLFPFFFLAGYEVLYQRKGSFALAGAVGFYILVNLVLNRGLIGKDLTWIIDSYHLPTFSMLLFVPFLLKFRAEAVHAIDSDPALLSEPTQTEPEAA, encoded by the coding sequence ATGAGTAGTAGTACGTCGAAAGCCCAGACCACCCCCAGCCGCTGGCAGCGTTGGTGTGTTAATCAGGAAGTCCATTGGAAAAGGGGGCTGTTGATTGTTGGGCTGATTGCCTGTTTGGTCCCTTTCTTTCAGATATGGGTTGAGCAGCGGGGCGACTTTAAGCTGCATTATGAATTCGCCCGACGGCTCTGGCACGGGGAATTGATTTATTACGGCGGTCATGACACTCCTTACCCTCCGTTCTGGGCAGTCGTTCATCTTCCCTGCCTGCTGGTCACCAGTCACCAAGCTCAATTGATATTGTATCCTCTGTTTTTCATCGCCTTTGCACTGCTGGTGTATTCGCTTGGCGAAGTGGTAAAGCAACAGGAAGCAACCCGGGGGCTACCACATCGGTCGCTCTTCTGGGTAGTTACGATCGCCACAGTTTTAACTTCTCGCTTTCTTATTCGCGATATGACCGAGTGCGGTGTGAATCTTCTTCTAGTGGCGGGGGCCTGGTGGGCACTGGTTCGCTGGCAACAGGGTCACGATAAATCGGCCGGAATCATTCTCGGGCTGTTAACCGCCCTCAAGTGTACGCCGGCGTTATTCATCGCCTGGTTTGTCTGGAAACGACAATGGGAATTAGTGGGTGCGGCGTCCGTTACCATTTTTGTCTGTATGCTAACTCCTCTGCTCTGGATGGAACCTGCTCTCTACGTGGAGACGATGCACTACTGGGTGCTGACATTGTTTACCGGAATGGGAACGGCGGATCCGTCGCAGGGTGTGTTGGGAGTCGAACCGCTGCAGAACATATCGTTGAAACCCGCCATCGGTCGATTCTTCATGCACTTACCCGAAGGGCATGTCGCAAGGATGGAGCATCCGTTGTATTTTGATTTTCTCAATCTGGGGCCAGTCTGGGCAGGTCGAATTGCCTGGCTGACGATGGGGGGACTTCTCGCTTTAATCCTCACCCGGATTCCTCGGCAAGTGACCAATCGCACCGCGGAAAGTTTGCCTTGGGAATTTGCGTTAGGGTCCGTGCTGATTCTGCTCTATTCACCCATCACCTGGGGCCAGCACTGTGTCGGACTGTTTCCGTTTTTCTTTCTGGCCGGGTACGAGGTGCTGTATCAGCGAAAAGGATCGTTCGCGCTGGCTGGCGCGGTTGGATTCTATATATTGGTGAACCTGGTTCTGAATCGGGGCCTGATTGGAAAAGATCTGACTTGGATAATAGACAGCTATCATCTGCCCACGTTCAGCATGCTGCTGTTCGTACCGTTTCTGTTAAAGTTCCGTGCTGAAGCCGTCCACGCCATAGACTCGGATCCCGCTCTTCTCTCCGAGCCAACGCAAACCGAACCAGAAGCGGCATAA
- a CDS encoding arylsulfatase has protein sequence MRILFRTLLLLVLILPVVSSDSLQSAEKQHAEKPNVIFIMADDLGYGDLGCYGQQVIQTPNIDKLAKEGMLFEQYYSGSTVCAPSRCVLMTGLHTGHCHIRGNVGIKKVSDEVTEKEVLDFIRTDTRLNLPPEEKTVAEVLKEAGYQTGLFGKWGLGQENSTGLPTRQGFDEFFGYLDQKHAHNYYPTFLIHNEERVPLKNIVPNEDITGAGKSSNKVEYSHDLIVDRMLQFVDEHHSEPFFLYWADTIPHANNEARDEGMEVPDFGPYADKDWSAAEKGFAAMVTRLDTHVGELMKKLRELRIDDNTIVFFTSDNGPHKEGGRDADFFDSNGPLRGIKRALYDGGIRVPMLVRWPRKIKAGSRSDYIGYFADFLPTAAELTAVTTPEDLDGISIVPELTGHSESQPQHEYLYWEFYEQGSRQAVRFGDYKAIVEPMYSDNMEIYNVTKDIAEQHNLAIHQPELVKRAKSYIKEAHTPSPVWTVPKPRRNKNR, from the coding sequence ATGCGCATCCTCTTCCGAACACTTTTGCTGCTGGTTTTGATTCTGCCTGTCGTCTCTTCTGATTCTCTTCAGAGCGCGGAAAAGCAACACGCAGAGAAGCCGAACGTCATCTTCATTATGGCAGATGATCTCGGTTACGGAGATCTCGGCTGTTACGGGCAGCAAGTCATTCAGACTCCGAACATCGACAAGTTGGCCAAAGAAGGAATGCTGTTTGAACAGTATTATTCCGGTTCAACAGTTTGCGCTCCGTCTCGCTGCGTGTTGATGACGGGCCTGCACACGGGCCATTGCCATATACGTGGTAATGTCGGTATCAAGAAAGTATCAGATGAAGTCACTGAGAAAGAGGTCCTCGATTTCATTCGCACCGACACGCGATTGAATCTTCCACCAGAAGAGAAAACGGTCGCCGAAGTTTTGAAAGAGGCTGGGTACCAGACCGGTTTATTTGGCAAATGGGGACTGGGCCAGGAAAACTCCACCGGTCTGCCTACTCGGCAAGGCTTTGATGAGTTCTTTGGATATCTCGATCAGAAGCATGCGCACAACTACTACCCAACTTTTCTCATTCACAATGAGGAACGGGTCCCTCTTAAAAACATCGTGCCGAACGAGGACATCACCGGGGCGGGCAAGTCATCCAATAAAGTGGAGTATAGCCACGACTTGATTGTCGATCGTATGTTGCAATTCGTGGACGAACATCACTCAGAACCGTTCTTTCTGTACTGGGCCGATACGATTCCGCATGCCAACAACGAGGCGCGTGACGAAGGAATGGAGGTTCCTGATTTCGGCCCGTATGCGGACAAGGACTGGTCAGCGGCGGAGAAAGGGTTCGCCGCGATGGTCACCCGTCTCGATACGCATGTGGGCGAGTTGATGAAAAAATTGAGAGAGCTGAGGATCGACGACAATACGATTGTTTTCTTCACCTCCGACAACGGTCCTCACAAAGAAGGAGGACGCGACGCGGACTTCTTCGATTCCAACGGACCGCTGCGGGGGATTAAACGAGCACTGTATGACGGCGGTATTCGCGTGCCGATGCTCGTCCGCTGGCCGCGAAAAATCAAAGCCGGTTCCCGTTCCGATTACATTGGTTACTTTGCCGACTTTCTGCCCACGGCAGCAGAGTTGACTGCTGTTACTACGCCAGAAGACCTCGACGGAATCAGTATCGTGCCGGAACTGACGGGGCACTCGGAAAGTCAGCCGCAGCACGAATACCTCTACTGGGAGTTCTACGAACAGGGTTCCCGCCAAGCGGTTCGGTTTGGCGATTACAAAGCGATTGTCGAGCCGATGTACAGCGACAACATGGAAATCTATAATGTCACTAAAGATATTGCTGAACAGCACAATCTGGCCATTCATCAACCTGAACTGGTAAAACGGGCGAAGAGTTATATCAAAGAAGCCCATACGCCCTCGCCCGTCTGGACTGTTCCCAAACCTCGCCGCAATAAGAACCGCTGA
- a CDS encoding dihydrodipicolinate synthase family protein yields the protein MSTSTSTFVDPVAMIKPRRKITGYSAILLPFLESGEVDWEGFRSHLMRTIDAGLIPAVNMDTGYINLIDEETRLAVLKTTQELLAGKPFVAGAFVKDQPGARFDGDTYKHRMQEIQEHGGTSVIFQSFGLVEQDNAGILDSYRDLATVCDQFFGFELTTELAPFGAVYDLETYGGLMEIPQCVGAKHSSFHRQPEWDRLLLRDKKRPDFTVFTGNDFAIDMVIYGSDYLLGLSTFAPDLFAKRDRMWETGDPAFYELNDQLQYLGYFTFRAPSAGYKHSAAQFHKLRGWLGCNDTHPQNAPRPDSDIEVLRELGQRMGIVDR from the coding sequence ATGAGTACCTCGACTTCTACCTTCGTTGATCCCGTCGCCATGATTAAGCCCCGTCGTAAAATTACCGGGTACTCCGCGATCCTGCTTCCCTTTCTGGAAAGTGGCGAAGTCGACTGGGAAGGTTTTCGAAGTCATCTGATGCGAACCATTGATGCTGGACTGATTCCGGCGGTGAATATGGATACGGGTTACATCAATCTGATCGACGAAGAGACCCGCTTGGCCGTGCTCAAAACGACGCAGGAATTGCTCGCCGGGAAACCGTTCGTCGCCGGAGCATTTGTGAAAGATCAGCCTGGGGCTCGGTTCGATGGGGATACCTATAAACATCGAATGCAGGAAATTCAGGAACATGGTGGCACGTCTGTCATCTTCCAGTCGTTTGGATTAGTCGAACAGGATAACGCTGGGATACTCGATTCCTACCGGGATCTGGCCACCGTTTGCGATCAGTTTTTCGGATTTGAATTAACCACAGAGCTTGCTCCGTTTGGTGCCGTGTACGACCTGGAGACTTATGGCGGCTTAATGGAGATCCCGCAGTGCGTGGGTGCGAAACATTCCTCCTTTCACAGGCAACCGGAATGGGACCGTCTGTTGTTGCGAGATAAGAAACGTCCCGACTTCACCGTCTTTACTGGTAACGACTTTGCGATTGATATGGTGATATACGGTAGCGACTATCTGCTTGGTCTGAGTACCTTCGCCCCGGATCTGTTTGCGAAACGAGATCGCATGTGGGAAACGGGCGATCCCGCGTTCTATGAATTAAACGATCAACTGCAATACCTGGGTTACTTCACCTTCCGGGCACCTTCGGCAGGATATAAACATTCCGCTGCACAATTCCACAAGCTGCGCGGTTGGCTGGGCTGCAATGATACCCATCCTCAGAACGCTCCCCGACCCGATTCGGATATCGAAGTCTTACGCGAGTTGGGTCAACGTATGGGCATTGTCGATCGCTAA
- a CDS encoding cupin domain-containing protein: MPQVISAPMTIESAGNKPKQIEEYIGRVNTETKEVSVARMISPEGWEEPGQRPEFQEMTLVLKGMLNVETESGDLIIRAGQAIIVEKGEWVRYSSPEAGGADYVAICLPAFTPETVHRDDE, translated from the coding sequence ATGCCTCAAGTCATCAGTGCCCCCATGACCATCGAATCGGCGGGAAACAAACCGAAGCAGATTGAAGAATATATCGGCCGTGTAAATACAGAGACAAAAGAGGTGTCTGTCGCGCGGATGATTTCTCCAGAGGGATGGGAAGAGCCGGGTCAACGCCCGGAATTTCAAGAGATGACGCTCGTCCTCAAAGGGATGTTAAACGTCGAGACGGAATCGGGTGACCTTATCATTCGTGCGGGGCAGGCGATCATCGTGGAAAAGGGAGAATGGGTCCGCTACAGCAGTCCGGAAGCAGGAGGAGCGGATTATGTGGCGATTTGCCTTCCCGCCTTTACTCCCGAGACGGTTCATCGGGATGATGAATAA
- a CDS encoding CNNM domain-containing protein — MSLILHVVISLILLLIGLRLSAFFSGSETGFYRASFLRLSLDAQSGDKTAQRLLWFSNHPSHFVATTLIGNNIANYLTTFAIGHGTSYIPTSHGDWVEVIATLVFSPIIFIFGELVPKNLYYRSPLALLRKNAKLFQGFYYAFWLISLPLIGFTKMIERFSGAENRTLDLFLGRTRLVQVLSRGRQEGILSEVQSNLISGLMQIADRPVTASMTPLDRFLGLPDNSTKAEVLEYSRKFGLTHVLLHRAGKPREWYAYVRVVDVLLEPEKLKEVLQPLPQIDIKMTKLQALLQLRETGTDYGLVVEEGRIVGSINQRGMTAQLYRPSQTAKPLVSTY, encoded by the coding sequence ATGTCGCTAATCTTACATGTTGTCATCTCCCTGATCCTCCTGTTGATCGGTCTGCGGCTTTCCGCATTCTTCAGCGGGAGCGAGACGGGGTTTTATCGTGCCAGCTTCCTGCGGTTAAGCCTCGATGCGCAGTCAGGAGACAAGACTGCCCAGCGTCTCCTCTGGTTTTCCAATCATCCCAGCCATTTCGTCGCGACAACTTTGATTGGCAACAACATTGCCAACTACCTCACCACTTTTGCGATTGGTCATGGAACAAGTTACATCCCCACGTCGCACGGTGACTGGGTTGAAGTCATTGCGACCCTCGTTTTTTCTCCGATCATCTTCATCTTCGGGGAACTGGTCCCCAAGAACCTGTACTATCGATCTCCGCTGGCACTGCTTCGAAAGAATGCAAAACTATTTCAGGGGTTCTATTATGCCTTCTGGTTGATCAGTCTCCCGTTGATCGGTTTTACGAAGATGATCGAACGATTCTCGGGCGCAGAGAATCGAACTCTCGATTTATTCCTGGGGCGTACACGGCTAGTGCAAGTACTGAGCCGTGGTCGGCAGGAAGGGATTCTGTCCGAAGTTCAAAGCAATTTGATCAGCGGTTTGATGCAAATCGCTGATCGACCAGTGACCGCCTCCATGACTCCACTCGATCGTTTTCTCGGCCTGCCCGACAATTCAACCAAAGCGGAAGTCCTGGAGTATTCCCGGAAATTTGGCCTGACGCATGTTCTGTTACATCGTGCAGGTAAACCACGGGAGTGGTATGCCTATGTCCGTGTCGTCGATGTCCTGCTGGAACCGGAAAAGCTGAAAGAAGTTTTGCAGCCCCTACCTCAGATCGACATCAAAATGACAAAGCTACAGGCCTTGTTGCAATTGCGAGAAACTGGGACCGACTATGGTTTGGTCGTAGAAGAAGGGCGCATCGTGGGTTCGATCAACCAACGGGGTATGACGGCTCAACTGTATCGACCCAGCCAAACCGCCAAACCGCTCGTCTCAACCTATTAG
- a CDS encoding CNNM domain-containing protein, with protein sequence MTEFIESADLWLSGLIAMIFLTLASGFFSGSETSFFYLSHDEIRTLRVGKPRERLVAILLSNPDRLLTAILFWNLVINLLYFAVSIVITQRLTSENLNIAAGAFGLLSLFGLILFGEVMPKSIAVFARRKVATTVSWPLAAAVRVLDPIIPSLSWVTRLVRRTFWPTIEREPVLRPEDLERAVDAFQLSEEIIKIEQQVLHNILDLSEIKVEEIMRPRGTYETTTGPLQIERMKEIALAGDFILVQDEDRREDANQVFSLQNFTNLNGKTKDFTLDELVYVPWCADLATALTMLRQSYTMVAAVVNEYGETIGVITQEDLLDTILMPQPSRTKRLLRRDPILEIGPGKYHVEGLTTLRHFSARFEIDFQNNNDGQLTVAGMLSEQLDRLPQLGDHVTWQGFDFKVVNVSKVGQYRLLVSRKPAPAEDTDF encoded by the coding sequence ATGACTGAATTTATCGAGTCTGCCGACCTTTGGCTCTCCGGCTTGATCGCGATGATCTTCCTAACGCTTGCCTCGGGCTTCTTCTCCGGTTCGGAAACTTCCTTCTTCTACCTCTCGCACGACGAAATCCGCACGCTGCGAGTCGGAAAACCGCGGGAACGTCTCGTAGCGATTCTACTCAGTAATCCCGACCGCCTGTTGACCGCCATTTTATTCTGGAATCTGGTCATCAACCTGCTGTACTTTGCCGTGAGCATCGTCATTACTCAGCGGTTGACCTCCGAGAATTTGAATATCGCCGCCGGCGCTTTTGGATTACTCAGTCTCTTTGGTCTGATTCTCTTTGGTGAAGTGATGCCCAAGAGTATCGCTGTCTTTGCTCGACGCAAAGTCGCCACCACGGTCAGCTGGCCTCTCGCCGCCGCCGTCCGCGTGCTCGATCCGATCATTCCGTCGTTATCGTGGGTCACGCGACTGGTACGGCGGACTTTCTGGCCCACCATCGAACGGGAACCGGTACTACGCCCAGAAGACCTTGAACGAGCGGTTGATGCCTTTCAACTTTCCGAAGAGATCATCAAGATCGAACAGCAGGTCCTGCACAACATTCTGGACCTTTCCGAAATCAAAGTCGAAGAAATCATGCGACCACGGGGAACCTACGAGACGACCACCGGCCCGCTGCAGATTGAAAGAATGAAAGAGATCGCACTCGCGGGTGACTTTATTCTGGTTCAGGATGAAGATCGCCGAGAGGACGCGAATCAGGTTTTTTCTCTACAGAACTTCACAAACTTGAATGGAAAAACCAAAGACTTCACGCTGGATGAGTTGGTGTATGTTCCCTGGTGTGCCGACCTCGCTACCGCTTTAACGATGCTTCGGCAAAGTTACACCATGGTCGCCGCCGTTGTGAATGAATATGGTGAAACGATTGGGGTCATCACTCAGGAAGACCTCCTGGATACCATTCTCATGCCGCAACCTTCCCGCACCAAGCGTCTGTTACGACGCGATCCGATTCTCGAAATTGGGCCGGGTAAGTATCATGTCGAAGGGCTAACCACCTTGCGGCATTTCAGTGCCCGCTTCGAAATCGATTTCCAGAACAACAATGATGGCCAGCTAACCGTCGCAGGCATGTTGTCCGAACAACTCGATCGTCTGCCCCAACTGGGTGACCATGTCACTTGGCAGGGATTTGATTTTAAGGTGGTCAACGTCTCCAAAGTGGGCCAGTACCGTCTTCTCGTCAGTCGCAAACCCGCACCGGCGGAAGATACAGATTTTTAA
- a CDS encoding ABC transporter permease subunit, protein MFAGPIFAREARVAPRSVKHFLIRTGYVAALFLLLYTASQTTFGWQEVRNIGEISRFGTLVFQILATVQLCLVIFFALLFCASNVSQEKDGRTLLMLLMTDMKSRELVLGKLCSSLLIVTVLIGASAPVFFLIQQLGGVTTDQILWVLLLCLASAFAAGSWSTLIAYWREKTFQTLAISVMGAVMFIALLEIATVFVGMNSTAGKYLALFDPFRALFQILDPFNAPGESRLVAMQPILALVGLGVVLNVITSYKLRQWNPSRFVYLAAKNKADEIIPGRTQHRAVWDNPIIWREICTRAYGRKIVFIKIVYVLIAAFVGYIFYGAAYHPQQQSLIMGLISLPGLAFVGLALLSLILINAQAVTALTNERDGLTLELLLVTDVSPREFIFGKLGGIFYNTKELIILPVALLGYHYYLRGLDFEQVLFTSLGFLVLVLFSAMLGLHSGFSYDRTRVSIATSLGTMFFLFIGIFIFMILLVEARGSFMLQIPSFLVFILAGGIGLGTTLTNKNPSIALTMAAGVLPFLTFYAITEFLLSGTLGVCLAIVGAYGFATVAMVIPAISEFDVALGRSSHDKT, encoded by the coding sequence GTGTTCGCGGGACCGATTTTTGCCCGGGAGGCCCGTGTGGCCCCTCGGTCAGTGAAACATTTTCTCATTCGTACCGGCTATGTCGCGGCGCTCTTTCTGCTGCTGTACACCGCCAGCCAGACGACGTTCGGTTGGCAGGAAGTCCGGAACATCGGTGAAATCTCGCGATTTGGAACATTGGTGTTCCAGATTCTCGCGACGGTCCAGCTCTGCCTCGTCATTTTCTTCGCGCTGTTATTCTGCGCCAGCAACGTCTCGCAGGAGAAAGATGGTCGCACGCTACTCATGCTGCTCATGACTGACATGAAAAGTCGGGAGCTGGTTTTGGGAAAACTCTGTTCCAGCCTGCTCATTGTCACTGTCCTCATTGGAGCATCGGCTCCCGTGTTCTTTTTGATCCAGCAACTGGGGGGCGTCACCACCGATCAGATTCTCTGGGTCCTGTTGCTCTGCCTCGCTTCCGCTTTTGCGGCGGGAAGCTGGTCGACATTGATTGCCTACTGGCGAGAAAAGACATTCCAAACATTGGCGATCTCGGTCATGGGAGCGGTCATGTTTATCGCCCTTTTGGAAATCGCGACTGTGTTTGTAGGAATGAATTCCACAGCCGGAAAGTATCTGGCACTATTCGATCCCTTCCGGGCACTGTTCCAGATTCTTGATCCGTTTAATGCCCCGGGCGAAAGTCGTCTGGTCGCGATGCAACCGATCCTCGCCCTGGTTGGCCTGGGCGTCGTTCTGAATGTGATCACGTCGTATAAGTTGCGGCAATGGAACCCCAGTCGGTTTGTTTATCTAGCCGCAAAGAACAAAGCTGATGAAATCATTCCCGGTCGAACCCAACATCGTGCTGTGTGGGACAACCCGATCATCTGGCGGGAGATTTGTACCCGAGCCTATGGACGGAAAATTGTCTTCATCAAAATAGTCTATGTGCTGATCGCCGCGTTCGTCGGATATATCTTTTACGGGGCCGCTTATCATCCTCAGCAGCAATCCCTCATCATGGGACTGATCTCACTGCCTGGCCTCGCATTTGTTGGCCTGGCGCTGCTCAGCCTGATCTTGATTAATGCTCAAGCGGTCACCGCTCTGACCAATGAACGAGATGGACTCACATTGGAGTTACTTCTCGTTACCGACGTCAGTCCGCGTGAGTTTATCTTCGGTAAGCTGGGAGGAATCTTTTACAACACCAAAGAACTGATCATCCTGCCGGTCGCTTTGCTCGGTTATCATTATTACCTGCGAGGTTTAGATTTTGAGCAGGTTCTGTTTACTTCGCTCGGATTCCTCGTTCTGGTCCTCTTTTCGGCTATGCTCGGTCTGCATTCCGGGTTCAGCTACGACCGAACCCGGGTCTCCATCGCGACCAGCCTGGGGACGATGTTCTTCCTGTTCATCGGTATTTTCATCTTCATGATCCTGCTCGTCGAAGCCCGTGGTTCCTTCATGCTGCAGATTCCGAGTTTCCTCGTCTTCATTCTGGCGGGTGGTATTGGATTAGGAACTACATTAACGAACAAAAACCCCTCGATCGCGCTGACGATGGCCGCGGGGGTTCTTCCCTTCCTCACTTTTTATGCAATCACCGAGTTCCTGCTCTCCGGGACCTTGGGCGTCTGCCTGGCGATTGTAGGTGCTTACGGTTTCGCGACGGTAGCCATGGTAATTCCCGCCATCAGCGAGTTCGACGTCGCCCTGGGACGTTCTTCTCACGACAAAACGTAA
- the phnW gene encoding 2-aminoethylphosphonate--pyruvate transaminase: protein MDPEIPYLLLTPGPLSTSRTVREAMLHDYSTWDVDYNAQVNEIRQRLVRLATVESGADETGQPEDYTTVLMQGSGTFSVEATIGSVIPPDGKLLVISNGKYGARVAEITRRLNIPLVEYIQPEVSPPDLGELQDKLNADPDITHVAMVHCETTTGMLNPAAEVGRIVKQAGKIYIVDAMSSFGGYPMSMESLSADYLISSANKCIEGVPGFGFIIANRKHLEATQGWARSLSFDLHDQWQEMEKNQGKWRYTSPTHVVLAFLQALKELAAEGGIPARHARYTENQQTLVTGLRKLGLKMLLSDDCHSVIITSIIYPDSDRFHFQDFYDRMKSKRFVLYPGKVSQSDTFRIGNIGHVFVDDIHLLVKTIRKTLEEMGVTLSPPE from the coding sequence ATGGATCCAGAAATTCCTTATCTCCTGCTGACTCCCGGCCCTCTGAGCACTAGCCGAACGGTGCGTGAGGCGATGTTGCACGACTACTCCACCTGGGATGTCGACTACAACGCGCAGGTGAATGAAATTCGACAACGGCTCGTCCGACTGGCGACGGTTGAATCGGGTGCCGATGAGACAGGACAACCTGAGGATTACACCACCGTCCTGATGCAGGGAAGTGGAACCTTTTCGGTGGAAGCCACCATCGGATCTGTCATTCCGCCCGATGGGAAACTGCTCGTCATCAGCAATGGCAAATATGGTGCACGAGTCGCCGAGATTACCCGCCGCTTGAACATCCCTCTCGTCGAGTACATTCAACCCGAAGTCTCTCCCCCCGACTTGGGTGAACTACAGGACAAATTGAATGCGGACCCGGACATCACGCATGTCGCCATGGTCCATTGCGAAACGACGACCGGCATGTTGAACCCGGCGGCCGAGGTGGGACGCATTGTCAAACAGGCGGGCAAAATTTATATCGTGGATGCCATGTCTTCATTTGGGGGATACCCAATGAGTATGGAATCACTTTCCGCCGATTACCTGATTTCTTCCGCGAACAAGTGCATTGAAGGTGTCCCCGGTTTCGGCTTTATCATCGCCAACCGAAAACATCTCGAAGCGACCCAAGGCTGGGCCCGGTCTCTCTCTTTTGATTTACACGATCAATGGCAGGAGATGGAAAAGAACCAGGGCAAGTGGCGTTATACATCGCCAACGCATGTAGTCCTCGCCTTCCTGCAGGCACTCAAGGAACTGGCGGCGGAAGGGGGAATACCCGCGCGGCACGCCCGCTATACTGAAAATCAACAAACATTGGTGACGGGACTTCGCAAACTAGGATTGAAGATGCTGCTCTCTGACGACTGCCATTCGGTCATCATCACTTCGATCATTTACCCCGATAGCGACCGATTTCATTTTCAGGATTTCTACGACCGCATGAAGTCGAAGCGATTTGTGCTCTACCCGGGAAAAGTAAGCCAGTCCGATACCTTTCGAATAGGGAACATTGGGCATGTCTTCGTCGACGATATCCACCTGCTGGTCAAAACCATCCGGAAGACTCTTGAAGAAATGGGCGTGACGCTTTCGCCTCCCGAATAA
- the phnX gene encoding phosphonoacetaldehyde hydrolase, protein MTNTSTEPSGLKMVIFDWAGTTVDFGCFAPVATFIAAFADKGVTISPAEARGPMGLHKQDHIRTLLQNDGIGQRWQEATGQDWTEADVEDLYKRFTPRQVKEAARFTDLIPGVLETQQYLRDKGIKIGSSTGYPRAVMEPVLKAAREQGYQPDHVLCADEVPAGRPAPWMIFENMQALGVYPPSHVLKVGDTVPDISAGLNAGTWSVGFADSGSEVGLTLEEWTALPTEKQNERRKLATDKLRAAGAHDVIHTIKELPKLIEKINQKLAAGERP, encoded by the coding sequence ATGACGAACACTTCAACGGAACCATCCGGCCTCAAGATGGTCATCTTTGACTGGGCTGGCACTACAGTGGACTTTGGCTGTTTCGCCCCGGTGGCTACATTCATCGCCGCCTTCGCCGACAAAGGAGTCACGATATCACCTGCCGAGGCCCGCGGTCCAATGGGACTTCACAAACAGGATCACATCCGGACGCTCTTGCAGAATGACGGGATCGGCCAGCGTTGGCAGGAAGCAACCGGACAAGACTGGACCGAAGCCGATGTCGAAGACCTCTACAAGAGGTTCACTCCTCGCCAAGTCAAAGAAGCGGCAAGGTTCACCGACCTGATCCCGGGCGTACTTGAGACACAACAATACTTGAGAGACAAAGGAATCAAAATCGGTTCCAGCACGGGTTATCCGCGAGCAGTCATGGAACCCGTACTGAAAGCAGCCCGCGAGCAAGGATATCAGCCCGACCATGTTCTCTGCGCCGACGAAGTTCCCGCCGGTCGTCCTGCTCCCTGGATGATCTTCGAAAACATGCAGGCCCTTGGCGTCTATCCCCCCAGTCATGTGCTGAAAGTCGGAGACACCGTTCCCGACATTTCCGCAGGCTTAAACGCGGGCACATGGTCGGTTGGATTTGCGGACTCTGGAAGCGAGGTGGGCCTCACCCTGGAAGAGTGGACGGCTCTTCCAACAGAAAAACAAAACGAACGCCGAAAACTGGCGACCGATAAACTCCGTGCTGCGGGAGCTCATGATGTTATTCACACCATCAAAGAATTGCCGAAGTTGATCGAAAAAATTAATCAGAAACTGGCCGCTGGTGAACGTCCTTAA
- a CDS encoding phosphonate degradation HD-domain oxygenase: protein MSEVHQIPRDQVIKYLVGLFDQRGDSLYAGEPVSQTEHALQAASFAEAEGASSPLITAALLHDVGHLLTTLPEDCAEQGIDSEHESLGAEWLETYFGPEVTEPIRLHVAAKRYRCAVDSEYHATLSDASRLSLQLQGGPFTSDEVTQFDKHPQARDALRLRLWDEAAKIPNHVTPTLTHFQTYLEESLRPC from the coding sequence ATGTCTGAGGTGCATCAGATTCCGCGTGATCAGGTCATCAAGTACCTGGTGGGCCTTTTTGATCAACGGGGAGATTCTCTGTACGCCGGCGAACCTGTCAGCCAGACCGAACACGCATTACAAGCGGCCAGCTTCGCCGAAGCGGAAGGAGCCTCTTCCCCGTTAATTACTGCCGCCCTCTTGCACGATGTTGGTCATCTTCTCACCACGCTTCCCGAAGACTGTGCAGAACAGGGAATTGATTCCGAACATGAATCTCTAGGTGCCGAATGGCTGGAGACTTATTTCGGTCCTGAGGTAACGGAACCCATCCGATTGCATGTCGCCGCAAAACGATATCGCTGCGCGGTCGATTCCGAATACCATGCAACCCTCTCCGACGCATCGCGATTAAGTCTGCAATTACAAGGGGGACCGTTCACTTCAGACGAAGTCACCCAGTTCGACAAACACCCGCAGGCACGCGATGCGCTAAGGTTACGACTTTGGGACGAAGCCGCAAAGATCCCCAACCACGTCACACCTACGCTGACTCACTTCCAAACATATTTGGAAGAGAGTCTCCGTCCTTGCTGA